Proteins from a genomic interval of Nematostella vectensis chromosome 12, jaNemVect1.1, whole genome shotgun sequence:
- the LOC5520150 gene encoding uncharacterized protein LOC5520150 isoform X3, which translates to MERTQEKIQPLPPKLHVLDSTVNVHSASLDKGTSKAPNKGYSAESSHENSGYVRSSHEVFIGRKSEPMHSHLQAQYYHPTAMMNLPYLSMDPRAQSNLLYTYNSPMVGFHGVPGGYSQRIPNGEETGRDGRQSHPTQPERYESSRDREPKEPIRTESVIKIATEKKGDSADDQKSKISEDFRSSERNGDADRGSRDKPDSRAMSNEGRKSRSYEGSPSETSPYSRGYPPTTHRSYSEQSTDPRVSSKSEYSWADHSRPPSEHSRLGSENPHSVSENSRVVSTAGIFSSMPKLTPIAPRGPSGSYPAGAPDVSHRGSPLGSPWRVPYLSYAGPRPDYPPSSLETVSLHRGALEKASGDMTERHAHRPTYGARAFDKEDAMAARESYEKQARATYYSHALGERTSEMHPGYYQAHGHTRVPPAPEKRTDRHVKDGKDSEDTRMLPTESTRGASPPERFSTKHTKDSEVSGKVDKHEKTNSGHKDQDTIIRISNSYNRNEKPVLPDNVRYKLGDDKKGALKSDKVTVYPKQGMAYVVSVRESSQKVSDYFTNGTRTEIPAKPDVKKPEAAYRSKQGPESSRKPEMADMKSRRDAEGPVSYSDYHKRFTETLNKEKQSGPTNDSKKSNDKNNNASFDMYYGGYHGDRSRNRITLSQDKVFVPPNATFQMFVKREQEMERVRAEYSRDSKEPARESRNLSNESRKSTQGESSNVHEARNVQDSRNPHSESRVSDAESRNPHAESRNPRSESRSPRSESRIPYADSRITHNETRNAHTESHNPNIESRLPQNDPRNRYSESRNDSRYIPTESRSHPNESRGHLSESGSVQSKDKEKEVSTGASVEDAKRPVVRTNPKTLERRVESSDDDELKVIEEKTDEKSGNRQSRTEENRPSSPLYPNRQQRIVSPPSGRNSARSSPYAHYGTGFPGRPGSDVTGREGLDQRLYQANSMAAYQNAAGLYGAMQYPQIAAHILNAGGIPLDPYAMYRGPHMMDPSMQGLAQDPVTGSIMMMPDAYLALLNPMVASESPYMMDPAMLQRFYAMQQAQMDDPRWQQFYQLMSQQQKHLHEQQYKHDIMMQQQAAMANSPFYHLYQKQVEVQRKDERERRESGEQRSKSREEQTNQNEKSEQKDDGNGSAESKPLQMRPKDKEATNEQSRSRDSETTPTVIENGNRDERTVDERNDKAYQFQQYLLQGGFANSRFPFTNLPPPRDPPRNSSDVPRDLSRVSRESTTDLGSIASGATTDGQQIAASSTAEQRLVPQVTTDHERREITSREDPVTTPSLVYPLARSITAGIPPANHPYDVTNAGAMRTQHVASDAESTQQQLTERKRSGSLSPLLVAEVEKLHQDDELEVVRVGSGEGGTYSDQLHDHSQGMELLMSLAGERHPGPLESPSNRSEIFWTEDSGAEEDLEIRTINSSFRPLVREFDLHDKENSLKHSLDSVKSEEERKRIRENIDRLRKIAKRRTREERFMFFTRSKELRSPTSIVSNVTASINEMLEMNVLEKDIRMRLADLQKKYREKNRELARLQPRNKDGNGDGNGKHTPVKRGPGRPRKRKYFGASTRSGKSTPALNGSFYDATRSERSTPISRSQSPGMRSVTSEENLGSKDFYEPERKRKRKRKHVQNVPEKIDKESECYDKESDRDTGLLPSPPLILSRSEIEELNIKRGKSKKSLQDEIVKPIKTKTKRPDRTKSPPTITHHPASSAMSTLISAIAPSGFEDTSSIDSESLALSLSSSQSHKPKKSKKEKKKKSKSSIDTEDIEDNTIQDGNPRSSSQESPKLKPKKVKTGKKKKKSSTESFPSVPTKFEFPDVKTFMDENTTSSMPQQPAAMETVAKEEDEVFVAYRGGGALDILADYASSAEKRKRPEGSPTKLEKVKRKSKPKKPFPGFPVETERDAEPMAKKKKKKKKKSSQPENESPSKKASPPLEQPAAEPAIKPEQRTEPEAEKPQEQTKPSPVVQTEVETTLENMEQEKEQEQKGMEDQDTERDSESTPPSSGGKERRTKSRSSSLKDDLSPFLVFGDWQPRRSERIFINSSVPITNNPDCSPLASPTAKPGDFNWPKKNKKSLKGKKSSKSSHSDLEFGEEENESPSALKSVKLKKKSPSKAKKRRTSSSTDPDFVIRTPRRKAAKRGLNYEEEEEEDDEGIEHPHAEDEILDHELTDEHKYNEDTAEPPKESEMDFDATETTITPPDSGALKDKTLEIEEKVEANKEEKSSEVKKEKKRRRKSKKEDDKEKPTTLGSASGGGGGETKLNDSSVVSDVSLKEEKTMLVELTTVDQVKEETPVDVAVVTSPVAHPECSEEKVKDNDEIMFEIPEKAEEADKGEEAFAMKEDAELSQTKIGDSKEKDASESTEEEDSIDETPEEPPFTFTKEELKNNTQMLLPVDRLFFRGHIQFYQEPDLFGIVLNGERGRRPHLRSTDQLLTQAVKDIEPLSVASLPVGTRVCAHWSPQYRCFYPGNVIEAPPDEKEQPGKVWIEFDDGDSGIFPLDEIRRITTEFAVGVEGVESDVIAPERRPPSPSPSSKKKDEPSFKSKDDSAYRSTTEEASGNESAENVPTRRQKGRAKRRGRLSTRERHLSEATDSDGPRDNHESDFEETVLKKETSKSDFEKVDGNNIKEQKRERRAKSKDASYGSDDAENNSDHVSSARPNRVRASTESKRADEETEPEDAPLVITRPRGRPSRSNSDLDLRKRSLTWSLTNSSTRARSVGGDSPSQDDDDSGSCSDAFDDSPQAEMKVFQPRLGKRRRSELDRLRQDLKSSGQLWQWSGKGTQNKRKGKGRKSFYKSIARGDETISNSLYRSTHVDENEIQTISHKCEVVSPEDYKERVTSQDTMATRSSSNERFGRLFCCTGSYDPSTEKIDPL; encoded by the exons CTATGATGAATCTGCCTTACCTGAGCATGGACCCCCGGGCCCAATCCAACCTGTTGTACACCTACAATAGCCCAATGGTGGGGTTTCACGGAGTACCAGGGGGGTACAGCCAAAGGATTCCTAACGGGGAGGAAACAGGACGAGATGGAAGGCAATCGCACCCCACACAGCCTGAAAG GTATGAATCTTCCCGAGATCGAGAACCAAAGGAGCCAATACGAACTGAGAGTGTTATAAAAATCGCAACGGAGAAGAAGGGCGACTCGGCGGACGATCAGAAGTCGAAAATTTCTGAAGATTTCCGATCATCCGAACGAAACGGAGACGCCGATCGAGGATCCCGAGACAAACCCGACTCTCGAGCGATGTCAAATGAAGGAAGAAAAAGCCGAAGTTACGAAGGATCCCCAAGTGAGACAAGTCCCTACAGCCGAGGATATCCTCCGACGACACACCGGAGTTATTCCGAACAGAGCACCGACCCGCGAGTGAGCTCGAAATCCGAGTATTCGTGGGCCGATCACTCACGACCACCCTCCGAACATTCTCGACTGGGGTCGGAAAACCCTCACTCGGTTTCGGAAAATTCTCGGGTAGTATCAACTGCAGGGATTTTTTCGTCAATGCCAAAGCTTACTCCGATAGCTCCCCGAGGACCTTCCGGCTCTTATCCTGCTGGTGCTCCAGATGTTAGCCACAGAGGGTCTCCATTGGGGTCCCCCTGGAGGGTCCCATATCTCTCCTATGCAGGGCCACGCCCAGATTACCCGCCCTCTTCTTTAGAGACTGTAAGCCTCCATCGAGGCGCGCTGGAGAAGGCCAGCGGTGATATGACTGAGAGACATGCCCATAGGCCGACGTACGGTGCGCGGGCCTTTGATAAGGAAGACGCTATGGCAGCGCGGGAAAGCTACGAGAAACAAGCGCGCGCAACCTACTACTCACATGCGTTGGGGGAGAGGACGAGCGAAATGCATCCTGGGTACTACCAGGCACATGGCCACACGCGAGTTCCTCCGGCTCCCGAAAAGCGAACTGATCGCCATGTGAAGGACGGAAAAGATTCGGAGGATACTCGGATGCTTCCCACCGAGTCAACGCGCGGTGCGAGTCCGCCCGAGAGGTTCTCGACTAAACACACAAAAGATTCGGAAGTGAGCGGAAAAGTCGACAAGCACGAAAAAACTAACAGTGGTCACAAAGACCAAGACACTATCATCAGAATTTCAAACTCGTACAATAGGAACGAAAAACCGGTTTTACCGGATAATGTCCGTTATAAGCTCGGTGACGACAAAAAGGGTGCTTTAAAGTCGGACAAAGTGACGGTTTACCCGAAGCAGGGAATGGCGTATGTCGTGTCCGTTCGCGAGAGTTCACAGAAAGTTTCGGACTACTTTACGAACGGCACCCGAACTGAGATACCTGCAAAGccagatgtgaaaaaaccTGAAGCCGCTTATCGATCGAAGCAGGGCCCTGAGAGCTCAAGAAAACCGGAAATGGCTGACATGAAATCGAGGCGTGATGCGGAGGGACCTGTTTCATACAGTGACTATCACAAACGATTTACCGAGACCCTCAACAAAGAGAAGCAGTCCGGACCGACGAACGACTCCAAGAAGAGCAacgacaaaaacaacaacgcCTCCTTTGATATGTATTACGGTGGTTACCATGGTGATAGGTCACGCAATCGCATCACGCTTAGTCAGGACAAAGTGTTCGTTCCGCCAAACGCGACGTTCCAGATGTTCGTGAAACGCGAGCAGGAGATGGAGCGAGTTCGCGCGGAGTACTCGCGTGATTCGAAGGAACCCGCGAGAGAATCACGCAATCTCTCAAACGAATCACGCAAAAGTACACAGGGTGAATCAAGCAACGTCCACGAAGCGCGAAACGTACAGGATTCTCGAAACCCTCACAGTGAGTCACGTGTGTCTGATGCCGAGTCACGTAACCCTCACGCCGAGTCACGCAATCCTAGAAGTGAATCACGCAGTCCTCGCAGTGAGTCACGCATTCCTTATGCAGACTCACGTATCACGCATAACGAGACACGTAATGCTCATACAGAGTCACACAACCCCAACATTGAGTCACGCCTTCCTCAAAACGATCCACGTAACCGTTACAGTGAGTCACGCAACGACTCACGTTATATACCCACCGAGTCACGCAGTCACCCAAACGAGTCACGGGGTCACCTCAGTGAGTCAGGCAGTGTGCAGAGCAAGGACAAAGAAAAAGAGGTGAGTACTGGCGCGTCTGTTGAGGACGCGAAAAGACCTGTCGTGCGGACGAACCCGAAGACCTTAGAGAGACGAGTAGAGAGCTCGGACGACGACGAGTTGAAAGTGATCGAGGAAAAGACTGATGAGAAAAGCGGGAACCGTCAATCTCGAACGGAAGAGAATCGTCCTTCCTCGCCACTCTACCCTAATCGGCAACAGCGTATTGTATCTCCGCCATCCGGACGCAACTCGGCGCGCAGCTCTCCGTACGCACATTATGGTACGGGCTTCCCCGGGAGAcccggaagtgacgtcacaggcCGCGAGGGACTTGATCAGCGTCTTTATCAGGCTAATAGCATGGCGGCCTATCAAAATGCAGCTGGACTGTACGGTGCGATGCAGTATCCGCAGATCGCCGCACATATTTTAAACGCTGGAGGTATACCGCTTGACCCGTATGCTATGTACCGTGGGCCACACATGATGGACCCTTCCATGCAGGGGCTCGCTCAGGATCCAGTTACTGGTTCCATTATGATGATGCCTGACGCGTACCTGGCATTGCTGAACCCAATGG TCGCCTCCGAGTCTCCGTACATGATGGACCCCGCGATGCTACAGCGGTTTTACGCCATGCAGCAGGCGCAAATGGATGACCCACGCTGGCAGCAGTTCTACCAGTTGATGAGTCAACAACAGAAACATCTCCACGAGCAGCAGTACAAGCATGATATCATGATGCAACAACAAGCAGCCATGGCTAACTCACCTTTCTATCACTTATACCAAAAGCAGGTGGAGGTGCAAAGAAAG GATGAACGGGAGCGCAGGGAGTCTGGTGAACAGCGGTCAAAGTCCCGAGAGGAGCAGACCAATCAGAACGAAAAATCCGAACAGAAGGATGATGGGAACGGGTCAGCGGAAAGTAAACCGCTGCAAATGCGTCCTAAAGACAAAGAAGCTACAAACGAGCAGTCGAGATCACGTGATAGTGAGACAACACCGACGGTAATTGAAAATGGAAACCGGGATGAACGGACTGTGGATGAACGGAACGACAAGGCATATCAG tTTCAACAGTATCTACTCCAAGGGGGCTTCGCAAACTCCAGATTTCCCTTCACAAATCTGCCGCCTCCTCGGGACCCCCCTCGAAACTCGTCTGACGTCCCGCGGGATTTATCGCGAGTATCCCGCGAGTCCACGACAGATcttggtagcatcgcttccggTGCAACAACAGATGGGCAACAGATTGCCGCCAGCAGTACTGCTGAGCAGCGGCTTGTTCCTCAAGTGACTACTGATCATGAAAGACGAG AAATTACGTCTCGCGAAGACCCAGTGACCACGCCTTCCCTAGTCTACCCGCTCGCAAGAAGCATCACCGCAGGTATACCTCCCGCCAATCACccttatgacgtcacaaacgCTGGGGCAATGCGCACACAACACGTAGCAAGTGACGCCGAGAGCACACAGCAACAGCTGACGGAGAGAAAGAGATCCGGATCACTTTCGCCTTTACTGGTCGCCGAG GTGGAAAAGCTCCATCAAGATGACGAATTGGAAGTTGTACGCGTGGGGAGTGGTGAAGGGGGGACTTATTCCGATCAGTTGCATGACCACTCCCAAGGCATGGAGCTACTCATGTCACTGGCCGGAGAAAGACACCCGGGCCCCCTAGAGAGCCCCTCGAACCGTTCCGAGATTTTCTGGACTGAGGACTCTGGAGCGGAGGAAGATTTAGAGATCCGGACTATTAACTCGTCGTTTAGACCACTCGTTAGAGAGTTTGATCTGCACGACAAGGAGAACTCGTTGAAACACTCGCTGGACAGCGTGAAGAGTGAGGAGGAGAGGAAGAGGATTCGTGAGAATATCGATCGGTTACGTAAAATTGCAAAGAGACGAACACGCGAGGAGCGATTCATGTTCTTCACGAGAAGCAAGGAGTTGAGAAG TCCTACCTCCATCGTAAGTAATGTGACAGCGTCAATCAACGAGATGCTGGAGATGAACGTTCTCGAGAAGGACATCAGAATGAGGCTGGCTGATCTGCAGAAAAAGTACCGAGAAAAGAATCGTGAGCTCGCACGCCTGCAGCCCCGAAACAAGGACGG GAATGGTGACGGTAACGGCAAACACACCCCAGTCAAACGCGGCCCAGGGAGACCCCGGAAGCGGAAGTACTTCGGCGCAAGCACTAGGAGTGGGAAAAGCACACCCGCCTTGAACGGCTCGTTCTATGACGCAACACGAAGCGAACGCAGCACGCCTATATCTCGGTCCCAATCTCCAGGAATGCGGTCCGTGACAAGCGAGGAGAACCTGGGTTCGAAAGACTTTTATGAGCCAGAGCGTAAGAGGAAGCGCAAGAGGAAGCACGTCCAGAACGTtccggaaaagatcgataaagaGTCGGAATGCTACGACAAGGAATCGGACCGGGATACCGGGCTTCTGCCGTCTCCTCCGCTCATCCTCAGTCGTTCGGAAATTGAG GAACTGAACATTAAACGCGGAAAGAGTAAAAAGAGCCTGCAAGATGAG ATTGTCAAGCCGATCAAGACTAAAACGAAGCGCCCTGACAGAACCAAGTCCCCGCCCACTATCACTCATCACCCGGCGAGTTCTGCAATGTCAACACTCATCTCCGCCATTGCACCTTCAG GGTTTGAAGACACATCAAGTATCGATAGCGAAAGCCTCGCTCTTTCATTATCCTCTTCCCAAAGCCACAAGCCGAAAAAGagcaagaaagaaaagaagaagaaatcaaaatcaagtaTCGACACAGAAGACATAGAGGATAACACTATCCAAGATGGGAACCCCCGTTCCTCCTCTCAAGAAAGCCCTAAACTTAAACCCAAGAAAGTTAAAACgggaaagaagaagaaaaagtcaAGTACGGAATCATTTCCATCTGTACCCACTAAATTCGAATTCCCGGATGTTAAGACTTTTATGGATGAGAACACCACTTCAAGTATGCCCCAGCAACCGGCTGCCATGGAGACGGTTGCCAAGGAAGAAGATGAGGTTTTTGTGGCATATCGAGGGGGTGGGGCGTTAGACATTTTGGCGGATTATGCGAGCTCCGCTGAAAAGCGAAAACGGCCAGAGGGCTCACCGACCAAATTAGAAAAAGTCAAGCGGAAGTCAAAGCCCAAAAAGCCATTCCCTGGGTTCCCTGTGGAAACGGAACGCG ATGCTGAGCCTAtggcaaaaaagaaaaagaagaagaaaaagaagtcTTCGCAGCCTGAG AATGAGAGCCCTTCTAAGAAAGCGAGCCCGCCACTAGAGCAGCCCGCCGCTGAGCCTGCTATTAAACCTGAGCAAAGAACGGAACCGGAAGCAGAAAAACCCCAGGAGCAGACCAAACCGTCACCGGTGGTGCAAACGGAAGTTGAGACGACACTGGAAAACATGGAACAAGAAAAGGAACAGGAACAGAAAGGAATGGAAGACCAG GATACGGAAAGAGATTCCGAGAGCACACCTCCATCATCCGGTGGGAAAGAACGACGGACTAAGTCCCGTAGCAGTTCCCTGAAAGACGACCTGTCACCCTTCCTCGTGTTTGGCGACTGGCAGCCGAGACGCAGCGAGCGAATCTTTATCAATAGCAGCGTCCCAATCACTAACAACCCAGACTGTAGTCCACTCGCCAGCCCAACGGCAAAACCTGGAGATTTCAACTGgcccaaaaaaaacaaaaagagctTGAAGGGGAAAAAG TCAAGCAAGTCAAGCCATAGCGACCTTGAGTTTGGTGAAGAGGAAAACGAGAGTCCATCAGCCTTGAAATCCGTCAAGTTGAAGAAGAAGAGTCCTTCGAAAGCCAAGAAGCGAAGGACGTCATCCTCTACAGACCCTGACTTTGTGATACGTACACCAAGAAGGAAGGCTGCCAAACGCGGC TTGAACTAcgaagaggaagaggaggaagaCGATGAAGGAATCGAACATCCGCACGCTGAAGACGAAATTCTTGATCACGAGCTAACAGATGAACATAAATATAATGAAGATACAGCCGAACCTCCCAAGGAATCAGAGATGGATTTTGATGCTACAGAGACTACCATCACTCCCCCTGATAGCGGcgcgttaaaagacaaaacccTTGAGATCGAAGAAAAGGTAGAAGCTAACAAAGAAGAGAAGTCCTCTGAagtcaaaaaagaaaaaaagcggAGACGTAAGTCGAAGAAAGAGGATGACAAAGAGAAACCAACGACTTTGGGGTCTGCCAGTGGGGGTGGTGGCGGCGAGACAAAGCTGAATGATTCTAGTGTAGTGAGTGATGTTTCGCTCAAGGAAGAGAAAACTATGTTGGTAGAACTGACGACTGTTGATCAGGTGAAAGAGGAGACGCCAGTTGACGTAGCTGTGGTAACGAGTCCCGTCGCACATCCAGAATGCAGCGAAGAAAAGGTTAAAGATAACGATGAAATTATGTTTGAAATACCGGAGAAGGCTGAAGAGGCAGATAAGGGCGAGGAAGCATTTGCTATGAAGGAAGACGCTGAACTATCGCAGACAAAAATAGGAGATTCGAAG GAAAAAGATGCTAGCGAGTCCACCGAAGAGGAAGATTCCATAGACGAAACACCTGAAG AGCCACCTTTCACCTTTACCAAGGAGGAGTTGAAGAATAACACCCAGATGTTGCTTCCGGTTGATCGATTGTTCTTTCGCGGACACATCCAGTTTTATCAGGAGCCTGATCT TTTTGGCATTGTACTGAATGGAGAGAGGGGTAGAAGGCCTCATCTGCGATCAACAGATCAGCTTCTCACTCAAGCG GTGAAGGACATTGAGCCACTGTCCGTCGCGTCTTTGCCTGTCGGGACTCGCGTCTGTGCGCACTGGAGCCCTCAGTACCGGTGCTTCTACCCTGGCAACGTCATAGAAG CTCCTCCCGATGAGAAAGAGCAGCCCGGGAAGGTCTGGATCGAGTTTGATGACGGCGACAGTGGGATCTTTCCGTTAGACGAGATCCGGCGAATAACGACCGAGTTTGCCGTGGGAGTTGAAG GTGTTGAATCTGACGTGATTGCCCCCGAGAGACGACCGCCATCACCCTCTCCATCATCCAAGAAGAAGGACGAGCCATCTTTCAAGAGCAAGGATGACTCAGCCTATCGCAGTACTACAGAGGAGGCTTCTGGGAACGAAAGTGCGGAGAACGTCCCTACGAGAAGACAAAAGGGACGAGCAAAACGACGAGGGAGACTAAGTACGAGAGAGCGTCACTTAAGCGAGGCTACCGACTCGGACGGGCCGAGGGACAATCATGAAAGTGATTTCGAAGAAACTGTTTTAAAGAAAGAAACTTCCAAGAGTGATTTCGAGAAAGTTGACGGAAATAATATAAAAGAGCAGAAGCGGGAAAGACGAGCAAAAAGCAAAGACGCTTCTTACGGCTCGGATGACGCGGAAAATAATTCCGATCATGTGAGCTCGGCCAGACCAAACCGAGTTAGGGCTAGTACTGAATCGAAACGCGCAGACGAGGAGACTGAGCCCGAGGATGCGCCTCTCGTCATCACAAGACCACGTGGCCGCCCTTCCCGCTCTAACTCCGACCTCGACTTGAGGAAGAGGTCCCTTACTTGGAGCCTGACCAATAGCAGTACTCGTGCCAGAAGCGTCGGGGGCGATAGTCCGTCCCAGGATGACGACGATAGCGGTTCGTGTAGCGATGCTTTTGATGATAGTCCACAGGCGGAAATGAAAGTGTTTCAG CCACGTCTCGGGAAACGAAGAAGATCGGAACTGGACAGACTGAGGCAAGATTTAAAATCGTCAG GTCAGCTTTGGCAGTGGTCGGGAAAGGGCACACAGAATAAGCGGAAAGGCAAGGGCCGCAAGAGCTTCTACAAGTCCATAGCCCGCGGGGACGAGACTATTTCG